A window of Nomascus leucogenys isolate Asia chromosome 19, Asia_NLE_v1, whole genome shotgun sequence genomic DNA:
CCGGAGGGAGGTCTGATGGCAACTCAGCCCAGTTGCTCCAATTCCCATGGAAGGCTGGGGTCCTCTGTCAGTCTGTCCCCAACCTGCCCAGGGAAGGAGGAGCCCAGGAGTCAGGTCTCACCTGAGTGGTGGAGATAGaagcagaggaggaggggagggtgcTGGTGAATGGGGAGCGGCTGAGGCGGGGCAGGGCCGAGGTCCCTGGGGGccccaggaggctggaggagagaggGGTGCTGCAGACAGCCCGCAGCATCCCGCCACTGTGGGAGATGGGGTCCTTATTACTGGTGTAGATGCCTGCAGGCACAAGGACAGAGGGAAGCACGCAGTTACCCTCCATCCGACTCCTGCTCAGCCAGGTGGCCGTGACAGTCCCTCCCCAGCTCGAGTGCTCCCCGGGATCTGGCTACATGCCCCAGTCTAACCCTCTTTTTGCAAAGATGTCacttcctgcctgggtgacataTGCTTGCTGCGCCTGCTTGTTAAACTGCCCTGCCGAGGGCTAGGGAATTCCTAGCTTTTCTAATCTCCCTCCCAGAACTTGGTAAAACCTTCTGACAATCTGCCCCCAATCCTTTCCACTCCAGGCATGCAGAGGGGGATGTCCTGCAGGTGACTGTCTCCTCTGTGCTCTATCTTTTGGAGCGGTATCCATCCCATTTCCTTCTAAGTGCGTGTGTAAGCTCTGTTCCTCACTAGACTGTCTGAGCCCTGAAATGCCCTCTGTCCCCAGGGGTCACTAACCTGCCCCTAGTAAGGGGGACTCCAGGCTCAGGCTGGGCAAGCTCCCAGAAGGCCCAAAGTTTCGGGAGGCCAGACCTCCCAGGCCGGAGCTGACCAGGGAACCTCCAGAGAAGGGTGAGGCAGCAGTGGCGGTAAAGCCAGCCAGCTGGGCACTGGGCAAAGATGGGGCAGCTGGGCCCCCAGTGCCCTCCTTGTTCCGGCTGCCCTTGGGACGGCCTGGCCCGTGGCGGCTCCTCTTGCTGGCTTTGTGCTTCTTCTCCTTCAGGCCTGTCTCAGGGGTCTCATCAGCAGGCACAGGGGTGGCACTCAGTGCGGGCATCCGTTTGTGGGTGCCTGCCGAGGCCCCAGACCCCGTGACGTGGGGAGACTTATAGTCCCCAGGGGAGGGCGCCCGGGCCCGGCCTGAACTGGAGGTGGTGGTAGAGAAGCGCATGATGGGCCCAAAGCCAGAGAAGACCACCTTCTGCTCAAAAAGGTCAGCTTTGGGGGGCTCgggggctgagggagaaggaggggctGAAGGGGCAGGGGCTGTGGGCTTGGAGTACTTGTCCTCCTCTGGCTGCTCCAGCTTGGGGAATGCAGAGAAGTCAGGGGAGCTCTGCAGGGACGAGACTGTGCACAGAGGGAAAACAGTTACAGCTGGACCCCAGATCCCCGCACTCCCTCCCACTCCCGCGTGTACTGGCGGGAGAGAGCTCTCGTCCACGAATGGGGATGCCTGATTTCCTGTCTCAGCTCTGCCACAGTCTGTGTCCTGGGATGAGTACCCCCGACCCCTCCAGCTTTCCCACTTGTAATAAAATGGGGGAGAGTAACTTGCACCCTACTGGCCTCACCAGATGACTGTAGCGATTATAGGAGATAATGTTAACAGCGGTGCTTGAAAAATTGTACCTTGCAGCACAAATGTAGGGGATAAGGAATACTGTTATGAGGTTGGTGGGGTGGCCCctgaaggggagaggaggagagttCTGGTTCAAGAAGGAAAGGTTTAGGGGCAGGTTTGGAGAGGAGGGGATTCCCCATCTTTATCCTGAACCAATGTAGAAGTAAATGAGATGCAAAACCAATATGCAAAGTCCCTTGCCAGAAAAGCTCAGGACAAAAGGCCGTCCCTGCTCCCAGCTTCCTCCCGGATGCCCATACTCACCTGCAGGCTGGAAGGGCCccccagaggaggaggaagaggaggaggaagaggaggaagcgGAGGTAAAACTGCTCACACCTTTCCCACTGCTCAGTTTCTTCCCTTTATGACTCAGGCTATGGCTGGAAGACTTTTTCCCCTTTGAGTCCCTGCTGCTCTCAGAGGTCTCCTGCATGCTGGCCTCGtggtgggaggaagaggaagccGAGGAGGAGAcctgaaggagaggagagaggaaggttCAACACCAGCTGCCTGGGCCTGTGCTGATCCTGATGTGGGAGTGAAGCAAGAGGGCACAGGACCTCGCTCAACTGGGAGCGCCCACAGCTAGTTTCATGAAGGACTTCCAGGCAGCAAGTGGCCGGGAGCTCCTAGACCAGGGATATGGGGAGGCAGCTGTGGCACTCCTGGGTGTAAGGCAGAGGGGAATTCACTGAACACAAGGTGTCTGTCTTTCACCTTAGACAGGGAAGATGGAAGCCGAGAGGGAGATGAAAACAGTCCGAGTCTGAAGAGATTTACTCATTggtccattcattcactgaataCTTAAGGTGCCTAAGAAGGCTGGACCTATGCTGGAAGTGGCGAGGCAGAGAAGAGGACCCACAGGAGAATGGGCTTCTCTGGTGCCATCCTGGAGCCCTCCAGCTACTACTCCAAACTTCAGCCCCCTGGCTTTCCACCCATTCTCTGACCACCGCATGCTCTTCCTAGACAACCTGAGATTGCACACACTAAGCGTTTGCCAGGAGAGCCTATCCTTACTCTTCCTGGGAAATTTCTCATCCTTTAAAATCCAGCTTAGAAGTCCCTCTTCCCTGAAGCCTCCCTAAATACCTCAGGTGGAACAAGACATTCTGTCCCCTTATTTCCAGAGAACTGTGCACACATGACCACATGTCAACAGCTGCCACTCTGCACTGAAATGTTCTGTCCTGTCTGAGGCACCAGAAACCAGAGAGCGGCAGGGTGGTGGTTGAAGGAGTGTGGGCTCTAAGTCCGGCAGAGCAAGGTATGAGCCTGGTGGGCTCTACCCTTCACCaccatgtttttttcttaatttatttttgagacagagtttcactcttgttgcacaggctggagtgcaatggtgcaatcttggcttgctgcaaccttcaACCTTCAatcacctcctgggttaaagtgattctcctgcctcagcctcccaagtagctgggattacaggcaccagccaccacacctggctaattttgtgtattttcagtagaggcagggtttcaccatgttggccaggctgatctcgaactcctgacctcaggtgatccacctgccttggactcccaaagtgctgggactacaggcatgagccaccacgcctggcctcaccGCCATGTTATACTGTGCAAAGTCTCAACCTCGATGACTGTCAGTGTCTTTACGGGGAGCACTATGCATATGTGGTGAGTTGGATGCAGCATGATGCCAGATACATGGTATAGGGTCAATAAATGATGAGACGTCCCATGGCAGCAGCTGCAGAGACAGTGCTGTGGGCAGGTGAAGAGCACAAGCCTTCAAGCCAGACTGCATTGgaatctcagctctaccactttactagctgtgtgcttttaggcaaattacttaacctccctgtgccCCATCATCTTCATATATTAAATGGGGTTCGTAAATTTCCAACCTAATTGGATTATTTTGAGTATTAAATGAACTAATCTCCATATGCCTTCCATCTCCTGGTTCTAGAACACAGCCTGGCATGCCGTGAGTTCGTTCGTGCTTCAGGCTGCTGCCAGGGAAGGCCCTTTTCCTCCTAGTAGCGACCAGGTATGCAGTTAATCGTGCTGAACAGATAAATGCTGAATGGAGGCTGGACCGGAAACGAGAGCCACCCTGCACTGCCCCTCCCGGGCGGAGTCCtggtctctgtcttcctctttgtTCTTTTCAACAGCTGGAGTTCTGAAGGGAGCCAGATGTGGTTCTGAGAGTAAGGGAAGAGACAGGCTGGGGGGAAGGGTAGCCAAAGTGCTGGGGCAAGTGGAGGGGGATGGGCAGAGTTCTCTGGCATGTCCAAGGGGCATCCAGTTACTGGAAAAACTCCCAGATCCCTGGCCATTTCTTGCCACCTGCCCGCAGGCCCCTGGAAAGGTCAGAGGGCATGAATGACAAGCTCTCCAGGTGAGCCCTAGGAAGCAGGGGAGAGGTTTACTGGGGCAGTTGCCACAGCAACATCACCCTGGAAACCCGATACCTGAGCCTCCTGCTAAGGTGCCCAGAGCTCTGCCAACCGTCTGAGGTGGGGTGGAGGTGAATGGGCAATAATGGTGACAGGAGGGAGCAGTTTCTCTAtctccccccaccctcccaggtTCTCCTTCCATGGGGAGGGCAGGTTGTAGGGAGCAGGGAGGGCTGTTCCAGCTTGGATTAGTAATTCCCTGGCCTAGGGTAGGGCCTGCCTATGGCTCATCCAGATGTTGCCCATTTCTGGAGACAGGCCTGACATACCATGCCCTGATGGGAACGGTGGGATGAGTGGGAGTTTCGGGATACTGTCCAGGGGACTGCCCCTCATGCCACCTTGGTCAGAACTTTCAGCCCCTCCAACCTGCACGGAGTGGGATTTGGGTTGGGTGACAAGCTTTGGGTGTCCTCCTGATGGGGCGGAGGGGATGTCCTCTACTGATCTCTGGGGACACAGGCCCTAGAACTTGGAGAGCAGGCCTGAGTGCCATCCCCCACTCTCTGCAGACAAGAGCCCAGGGCTGAGGCCCTCTGGACAGAGGCAGATGGGAGTATCTGGCAGTCAGCACCCCAAACCTCTAATCCCATGGTTGGTCAGTGATTGGTGGCCCCTTCTAGGCTGGAAGAGGGAATAGAGGGtatggggtgggaggggagtggcATTAACTTGAAGCTGTGGGGAGGGTGCCCAGGTCCCTGGCTCACCAACCTCTCgcccccacctccctctgccaCCCCAGACCCACGCACCATCCCTCCTGAAGGTGGGCAGCAGTACCTTGTCAGCAGTGGGGACCACGGGCGGGGTGAGGATGCTGGGGGGCGACTCAGGCCGCTTCTTGTGCTTCTGCTTAAGGCGTTCTTTGTCCTTTCGACTCTAGAGAGGGAGAGGTGACTAGATATTGTGCTGGGGGGGCTGTCTGGGCAAGGATAAACATGACATGTGGGTATGGGGAGCTGACACCCTCTCAGGGATGGGGTTCTGTGGGCACCATCTCTCCCTGAGGAGGGCTGGATAATGGGCTGGGCAGGAGCGATTCAGGCAAGTTCCTGAGAGCCAACAGCCCTTCCCCCGGCCCCGCCTGCTAAAAATAGCCTGTCCCATTATCACACCAGTGCTACAGAGCACCACGCGCGTGAACACACACACCTGCAAGGGTGTCCACCTGGGACACAGCTGCACAGGGGGACAGGAGCAGGGCACGCTGTGCTATGTGGCGCGAGGGAACGCAGGCATGAGCACTTACAAACTAGGTGGCACATGGCTGGACTGCGGAGACGTGTGCAACGTGCAGAGCCATGTGTCTAGGGCTTAGGGGACACTGTGATGTCATGGGGAGGACCCAGAGGAACCACTAACACAGCCACAGGGAAGCCAAGCTCCCACCTCACCCACCCGGTTTCACTTCAGCCCCCTCCTGCCCTCAGTGGCctcagaggaaggaagaaggcaggGCCAAGACCTTAAGGGCACCTCACGATGGCTTCTTGAGCCATGTTTGTGAATCTCTGAGTCCCCGTGTGGGAGTGacggcaggtgggggagggcttcTACCTTCTTCTGGCCCCTCTCGTGGTGGGTGGGGTGCTTCTCCTGCTGCGTAGATGGTGACGCTGACCGGCTTCTCCTCCCAGAGATGAAACCACTGCCACCTCCCCCCATGCTGCCGCCTCCTCCTCCAGCGCCTCCTCCGCCTCCCCCGCTGCTGTGCCGGGATGTCTTCTGGGGGAGAGATTTGAGAGAAATCGCAAACCCTCCTCTCACGGGCTTAGGGAACGCTTCCAGAAGGTTAGAGGATCCTGATCCTGGGGGTCAGCCCCATGTGCCCCATCTGTCACTAAGAGGACCTCATGTCCTCTATGATGCTCTGCTCAGCAGAAGGGCGTTCCCCAGCCTGAAAATCCTAGAGCGTTCCGGCTGGCTCGCCCAATGTGCAGAGTCAACCGCTGAGGCCCAGAAGAGGCAAGGATTCGACTGGGCCCCAGCAAGGCCCAGCTGGAGGTGAGACTGGGGCCCGGGTCTTTCATTCTCTCCATGGTGCCCTCTTGGCTGACTAAGCCACGGCCCGTTTCCACCTCCTTCCCTGGAGCAGAGGGCATGCAGGGGACCCTCATGGGGAGCGCGTGCTCCCCTGCACTCCATATCCAATCCTCCCTCCAGACACTTGGCTCAGCTATCACCCCCTTCTCCTTTTTCCTGGCCCCTCCCCTCCACCAAACACAGTGGTTGCTCCTGTCCCAAAGGATATGCTGCCCTTAACTTGAAGAAAGGGGGGGAAGTTAAACATCAACACAACCCAAACAACCCACATGCTGCGTCTCCTCCCAGCCAGGGcctgcctcccccatccccttcACTACAGACCCAGCCTGATGGCTCCACCCTCCCCGGGGTTATAGCTGCTCCCTCTAAGGTCACCAGCTACCTCCCAACTGCCAAACCGAAGGGCTAATTTCAGGCCTTATCTGACCAGTGGGCAGCTCCCCAGTGTTGGACACAGCTCCTACCTGCAGAGCCCCACACCCTGCAAGGCCCCCTCTTTCGTGGCCCACCTGATCTATCCTTGTGGACAACCTGGGATTACAGCCCCAGCCTTATAAGCCTGGAGCTGCCACTACACCCTGCCCAGGAGTCTGACATCCACCAAATCTAAATGTCTCCACATGGCGCCTCCTGCAAACCAAACCAAGCTCGCTACCTTGTCCTAAGTTATCATCAAACCCTGAAACCGAGGTGACCATGTAACTTGTGATCCAAACCTGGacactttcaaaaatgaaacaggGGAACTATTAATAATTACACCGGGCAACAGGTATAAACTGGGACTGTCTGGGGCAAATCAGGACATGTGTTCCCCCTACAGAAGCCAGCTGTACCCCTTGTTCATGGCACCCCCAGGTATTCAAGCTCCATTTACCCAGTGTCTAGAGCCTAGATCCTAAATGTCACCCCCAACTCCTACTTCTCAGCCACTCCCACGATTAGGCAAGTCTCCCTAGAAATGGTTTTAGCATCCAGCCTCACCCCTCCATCCCCCTTCTTGCAGCTGTCTCCCGGCCACCAGCCTCAGCCCTTCTGATCTAGCCTCACAGCGGCTGCCAGGGTAATCTTCCTAAAAAacaaatctgatcatgttacTCTCCCGCTTACAGGCCTGACAAGCCTGTGGCTCGGGGGTAGATCCAAGCTGCAGCCAACTGCTCCAAAATACCTCACAGCTTCTGGGACACACAAGTCTCTccacaaacacagacacagagtAGCACCCTTTCCAGCCTCCCCCTGGACCCCTGAAGCCTGGCGCAGAAGCAAGCCCAGCTCGGGCCCTGCTTTCTCACTTCATCTCCTGTCTCTTCCCCACCAAACACCCCATTCTCCCGCCGCTCACCCATGCCCTTCCTCCTCTCAGGACTTTGTCCACGCTAGTCCCTCTGCCTGGGACTCGTTTCTCTGTTTGGCAGGCTCCTGAGGAGTTTTCAAATTAGGCTGCCCGTTCTAAATCCCATCTACCAGCTGCAAGGTAAGTTATATGACCTCAGTGAGCCTTGGTttactcacctgtaaaatggggaaaatatagcACACCTAGTTCTTAGGGTTGGTGGGGGGACCACACAAAATAACACATGGCAGGAACTTTGTCCTAAGGCAGAGGCATAGTAAATGCTGCCTCCCACACAAATGTTGGCTCTTATTTCGATTTCCACCTCCACTCAGCTTAAATGCTACCTCTTCCTTGAAGCCTCCTAGACTCTGACAGGCAGGGTCTGAGCTTTGTCTTTTGGGACAGACTGCTTGCTCCAGCTCTGATCCACACACCTGAAGCTGTACTTTATTCCTCATCAAATGAAGAGCTCCTCTTGGGCAGGGACTGGGTTCTTTCCCTCTCTGTCCTCCTAGCACCAGGCACTGGCCTGGCCCAGAGCCCATGCCCTCTAACCATCTCACCACAGCTGACTGACCCACTCATGTGCTGGCCGCCGGGACTCACCATCTTGCTGAAGTGGTATTTGCAGTAGCCGCAGTACTTGACATTGTCCACCTCCAGCACTTCTTCCTCACACAGCAAGCCTGCCATTTGGGCACTAACCAGAGAGGGCAGCCTGAGACGGCTGAGGCCACAGATCAGATGAgccaccttcctcccaccctcctggcCCGCTGCTGAGGCAAAGCCAAGACCATCCAAAGAAAGCATTGCCACCACCATCAAAGGGACAGCAGCTAGGATGAGCCTGATCAGTGGCCATCCAGGACAaacctggggggtggggggtgggacaGGGGTCTCACCAGGTGACATGGAAAGCTTGTCGACATCCATGGCGGTTACAGGTCATGCAGGCTCCCGAGGCCGCCTTGCTCTCCCGGCCCTGCTCCTCGCAGATGTAACAGGTCTGCAGGACACAGCGCAATCGtcccctcctccagggagcccctGTCCTACTGATGGTCCTTAAGCcatcccctccattccatttgCTCTCTACAGTCTTAGATCAGTGCTATCCCACACAACTGTCTGCAGTGATGAAAACGCTCTATGGTCTGTGCTGTCCAAGATAAATGCCACCAGTCACATGGGCTATAAGCATTTGAACTacggctagtgtgactgaggaactagattctaaattgtatttaatttttgtttatttattatttgagacagagtctccctctgtcgcctaggctggagtgcagtggcacgatcttggctcactgcaacctcctccgcctcctgggttcaagggattctcctgcctcaacctccggagtagctgggactgtaggtgcccaccaccacgcccagctaatttttgtatttttctagagatggggtctcatcatgttggccaggctggtctcaaactcctgacctcaggtgatccacccccctcagcctcccaaagtgctgggattacaggtgtgagccaccacacctggcctgcttttaattttgattaatttatgTAGCCACGTGTGGCCGACGGCTACCATGCTGGGTAGCACAGTCCTTGGATGGTGAGCTCTGAAAGGCCAAGGCCTTTGTCTGTCTTGCTCACTAGGGAGCTTGTGCCCACCTCTGCACCTCTGCCCAggctttcttctgcctggaaccTGGGGGCCCTCACCCTCCTGGAAGCTGGCTCCTTCTCATGCCCCAAGTCTCAGCCTAAACGTCTCCTTCCTTTACCATCTTGTCTAAAGTAAGCCCCCACCAGGTCTTTATTTTagtgtcttattttcttcacagcatttatCACAAATTGCATTTACTTTGCCTTTTTACTGATATTTATAGTCTTCGCATGCAAGAACTTGCGTTCCATTGAGCGGGCAGCACACCTGTCTTGATCAGCACAGAACAGCGTGTGCCAGCTACCTTGCACCaggtctggcacatagtaggcacttaataaaatgTGTCcagcgaatgaatgaatgaaatacctGTGAAGGTCTACCCTCTGGCAGAACTACTGCAGGGGAGCCTACTACTTCACCTGAGTGCCAGAGCATGAGTGTGTCTGTCAACAGAAGGGTGGTTCACTGGTAGCTACCTACCCACCTCCCAAGTTCCCTTTCAGTGCTGGTTGGACAGAATAAAATTACACTGGATGAAGAGAGCGTTGGAGGAACCCATGGATGGGAGGGAACTGGTAGGGGACACGGTGGGGGGCCGCTGACCTTGTTGAAGCGATCATGAGGCACGTACTGCAGCACGATGGGCTCCATGGTGAGCACGTTGGCAAATTGCACCTCGGGGATGTAGAGGGCACACACCACGTGTGCCCAGCCTGGGGCAGTGTGGGGGTGGCCTCAGCTGCAGATGGCAAGCCGGAGACTCCACCCCTCATGACCCCACGCTGCAGACTGTTCCCTCCTCCACAGCCTTCCCATCAGATTCCAGTGCCAGCCAGGGAAAGGAAACCCGGCCTCCACCCCAACCCAGTCCATTCCTGCCTTCCCAGACCATGCTCAGAGGGCCTTGCTGACCTCAGCAGATGAGCCCGCCTCACCTCCATTATCAGTCCTCTTCAATGCCCCGTCTTTGTGTGGGCACAGCTCACACCTCTGCCAATGCAAGAGTGCACAGGGGTTGGGGGATCTGCTGAGCTGGGCCCTCCCTGAACATATTCAAGGGGTCCCAGGCTGAAATGCTAAGCTCTAGGGTGGATGGATGGGGCTACAGTGGAAACAGGATTGGCCGTGAGTTGGTAACTTGAAAATGAGGAAGAGGACATGAGATTCATTATAGTTTTCCCTCTACTTTCATATGAGTAGGAAACTTCCCATAATACAAAAGTTCAAACAGACAAAAACCAAAGCCCCATGCCTGagatggggcagagggagggatgaGTGTGAGGCAGAGATGGGGTTGGAGGTAGGTGTGCAGGAAACAGGAAGTCTGTGTGACAGAGCTAAATCTCACCCCAGCCTCGGCCTCGGCCTCAGAGTACCCTAGCTCAACCAGAGACGCTCAGGTGTGTGGGAGGGGCCGGGGAGTGGAGAGGGGCAGTCTGGAACTCACCACCCTGGCTGCTCGCTCCTGAGATTCACATTTCCGGCAGAACCAGGGTCCCGTTGGCACCTGAACGATGCCATAGCAAGCTGAGGGTGGGGAGGACAGTCGCTGAGCAAAGCTGTCAGCCAGTGGCTTTTTCCCAGGGTAACTGGGGGAAGGCGGTGACTCCAAAGAACTAGAGCCAGTTCCAGCAGTGGGGACTGCTCCCCAGTCTAGGGGTGGGTCACTCAACAACAGGACTGCCCAACCGCACAACCCCAGCCTTCAACCACACAATTAAGCACTTCAAACAGGGCGGGAAGTCTGAGTCTTTGACCTTAAACTTCTAGAAGATCCTCCCCCCACGCCCTTTCTGGACTTGTTTCCCAGCTGCTTCCCCGAACCAGCCATCAGCATCAGGAATGGAGAAAACCAGAGGGGACAACAGTCACGACCGTCAAACACGTTTTGTTGCTGTGGGCGGGGGGATTTCTTAAAGGGCCAGTGAGGGACGAGGCGGAGAAGTAGGGGGTCTAGGGACCTCATCTTCTACCTCTAAGTATCACAGAGTCAGGTTAAAAGTCAAGGCTGAGGGCAGGTGCGGTGCTGGGAACCGAGAGGAGCGTGGCGGGAAGAGCCCCGGGCCACAGCATTCAGGGATGTCCCAGGAAGGGGGGGCCCGGCTGCTTGTGCCAGGCAGGCGGGAGATGCCAGCCTGCGCCCTCGGCAAGATTCCTCAAGGAGTTAACTCCCGAACCATGTGCTGCTGGGGGAAACTCCAAGCCTCCCTCTTCTCGATTCCGGCCCCCTGCACAACCTCTCTCCTATCCTTAGCTCTTCCCTGGCGGATTTTAAGAGTCCCTTCTCCCCTGGgacccttctcttccctttccaagTCCGCTCCTCCCATTATCCGGAAGCGAGGGGGGATGACGCCCCCCCCTTGACCTCTTCCTCCCGGAGCCGGGACCAAAATAACCGGGCGGGAGGGGACACCTCGCAGGTAAACATTCCCCGGGCAGCCCCGACACCCGCGGTGTGGGGCGCGGGGAGTTCACTCATTGCTCCCTAGACTCTCCCCAAACTCCCTCAACTTAGGGTGGGGGGCGCGGAACTGGAACAATAGGCAAGAAAACAATGCCTGACCCGGTCTTCCAGGACCGGGCGGGGGGAGCTCCCCCTACGCCTCCCTTCCCttcaggtggggtgggggaggggcgcgCGAGCCCCAGGAGGTCTCCGGAGGGCGCGGCCGGGGGCGCCCCGCGCACGCCGCCCCCGGGGTCCCGCCGCCCCCCGCGGGCCACCCCCGTACCTTGGTGGACGGCCACGCTGCACGCGTGCCCATCGCAGTAGACCAGCGGGTTCTCGGCCCAGCCCCTCTCGTCCGAACATACGCAGCAGCCTCCTACCATCTCCTTCATACTCCCATGAGCTCCCTCCGGGGCTGGGGCGGGGGGCCGGCCGGCGGGGGTCGGGGGtcaggggggagggagggagcggggGGCCGCGCGCCTCCtcgccccctcctcctcttcctccgccgccgccgcttcttttctttgcctcctccttcctcctcctccgcgtcctcctcctcctcctcctcgctcGCTCTGTCTGGCCGCCCCCCCGCCGTGCTCTCGCCCTCATGCCCCGACGGGCCCCCCCCACAACAATGAGACTCGCACGCCGGGCTCGCCCCCTCCGCGCCGCTCGCCCGGCTCCTAGGGCCGCCCCGCCGCCGCGTAGCCCGGGCCCGGCGGGGGAGGCGCCGAGTGGCACATCGCGGGCGCCCGCCCGCCCCGCGCCGCCCCGCGCCACCCGCTCACGCGCCGCCCCCCCGGCCCCCCTGCCCGGCCGCGGCAGCCATGGCCGCGCGCCTCCGCTAGCTCGCTCGCTCCCGGCCCGCCCGCCGCCAGCCGCCGGGTAAAGTCTTAGGTTCAGGGAACAAAGCCTGGCTTGGTAGGGAGCTTTTCGCTCTTTCGCTCCGTGCTGCTTTGCCTGCTTTCTTTTTCGTTTTACGGCTCTGGGTCGTCGCTCACGAGCCCTCCCTCTGCCCGCCCTCCCGTCTCGGGCCCCGGGTCCCCGAGCCTCCAGCCCCCTCCGCCAAGTCTTCGTCTCTGGGTGGATTCTTCAGCCCCAGGGAAACTTGGGAGTGGACACCGGGGAAAGGGGTGCTAGGAGGAATGGGAGCGACGCGGGTCGTtcgcccccgccccaccccgtGTCTGGGGGTCTTTTTGGATGGCCGCCCTCGGGCCGTTTCCTCAGAGGCCACTCTGGAGGGTAGACGCTCTCACACGCagacatttgttcattcaacagatatttattaaacgCCCGTTGCCAGTCGCTGGGATCGAGTAGAGAGCAAAACATATTCCTGCCCTCGGGGAGCTTCCTGTCGGgttcacagacacacacgcacgcacaggGACTCAGAGCCCCAGAGACACACACCGAGGCACCCACAGACACGAGCTATCTCCCAGCTTCAGTCACACCACTGACCCTCCCAGAGACACGAACCTCCGCTCCAGCCCCGCGGGTGCGCTTAGAGACCCACGAGAGTTAGAGACCCGCAACCACGAGGTGCTCACGAACACCAGTTACACTTGACCTCTAggcacgcacacagacacacaaggtAACTCACACGCAGCACTCCAGAGAACTAAAGTCCCTGCAGTTGGGTCTGGGGGAGAAGTGAGGGGCGTCGGCCCAAAGTCTTCTTCCCAAGACCTGTGTGGGCAAGCGGG
This region includes:
- the MLLT6 gene encoding protein AF-17 isoform X2, with protein sequence MKEMVGGCCVCSDERGWAENPLVYCDGHACSVAVHQACYGIVQVPTGPWFCRKCESQERAARVRCELCPHKDGALKRTDNGGWAHVVCALYIPEVQFANVLTMEPIVLQYVPHDRFNKTCYICEEQGRESKAASGACMTCNRHGCRQAFHVTCAQMAGLLCEEEVLEVDNVKYCGYCKYHFSKMTSRHSSGGGGGGAGGGGGSMGGGGSGFISGRRSRSASPSTQQEKHPTHHERGQKKSRKDKERLKQKHKKRPESPPSILTPPVVPTADKVSSSASSSSHHEASMQETSESSRDSKGKKSSSHSLSHKGKKLSSGKGVSSFTSASSSSSSSSSSSGGPFQPAVSSLQSSPDFSAFPKLEQPEEDKYSKPTAPAPSAPPSPSAPEPPKADLFEQKVVFSGFGPIMRFSTTTSSSGRARAPSPGDYKSPHVTGSGASAGTHKRMPALSATPVPADETPETGLKEKKHKASKRSRHGPGRPKGSRNKEGTGGPAAPSLPSAQLAGFTATAASPFSGGSLVSSGLGGLASRNFGPSGSLPSLSLESPLLGAGIYTSNKDPISHSGGMLRAVCSTPLSSSLLGPPGTSALPRLSRSPFTSTLPSSSASISTTQVFSLAGSTFSLPSTHIFGTPMGAVNPLLAQAESSHTEPDLEDCSFRCRGTSPQESLSSMSPISSLPALFDQTASAPCGGGQLDPAAPGTTNMEQLLEKQGDGEAGVNIVEMLKALHALQKENQRLQEQILSLTAKKERLQILNVQLSVPFPALPAALPAANGPVPGPYGLPPQAGSSDSLSTSKSPPGKSSLGLDNSLSTSSEDPHSGCPSRSSSSLSFHSTPPPLPLLQQSPATLPLALPGAPAPLPPQPQNGLGRAPGAAGLGAMPMAEGLLGGLAGSGGLPLNGLLGGLNGAAAPNPASLSQAGGAPTLQLPGCLNSLTEQQRHLLQQQEQQLQQLQQLLASPQLTPEHQTVVYQMIQQIQQKRELQRLQMAGGSQLPMASLLAGSSTPLLSAGTPGLLPTASAPPLLPAGALVAPSLGNNTSLMAAAAAAAAVAAAGGPPVLTAQTNPFLSLSGADGSGGGPKGGTVDKGASANQEKG